The following are from one region of the Escherichia sp. E4742 genome:
- a CDS encoding zinc-dependent alcohol dehydrogenase — translation MDKITQVLFSDIGKVTTQYVEVPHQQLKPHEVRIAPVFYGICGSDLHVLKGGHPFAKPPVVPGHEIAARVTEVGSDVKNVQPGDHVVVDPIMACMECRACKAGRFNLCEPPQVAGFRAPGFARSQHIVPARNCHVAPASLPLKVLAFAEPAACARHCVNRMPKASLESVLVIGAGTIGLSIVQALRIMRAGKITVIEPDAAKRELALKLGAAEVWAPGELAADVRFTGAIDVVAAQATLNDACTRVYAGGTVVCMGVPSGPREIPLPMMQRFERDLLNSGMYIPEDFDAVIEWLADGRFDTSELVTDLFAIEDAAAAFERAQQNDSIKVMLQFAPE, via the coding sequence ATGGATAAAATTACCCAGGTTTTATTTTCAGATATTGGGAAAGTCACCACTCAATATGTTGAAGTACCACACCAGCAACTTAAACCGCACGAAGTACGGATTGCGCCCGTGTTCTACGGGATATGCGGTTCGGATCTGCATGTTCTGAAAGGCGGTCATCCGTTTGCCAAACCGCCTGTCGTCCCCGGTCATGAAATTGCAGCGCGCGTTACGGAAGTTGGCAGCGACGTTAAAAATGTACAGCCGGGCGATCATGTTGTGGTCGATCCCATCATGGCTTGCATGGAATGCCGAGCCTGCAAAGCAGGACGTTTTAATCTTTGTGAACCACCGCAGGTTGCCGGTTTTCGCGCGCCGGGCTTTGCTCGCTCACAGCACATTGTTCCTGCGCGTAATTGCCATGTTGCACCAGCCTCTTTACCGCTAAAAGTGTTGGCCTTTGCCGAACCGGCGGCTTGTGCTCGCCATTGTGTTAACCGGATGCCGAAGGCTTCTCTGGAAAGCGTACTGGTTATTGGTGCCGGAACGATTGGCTTATCCATCGTGCAGGCACTGCGCATTATGAGAGCAGGAAAGATCACCGTGATTGAACCTGACGCTGCTAAACGCGAACTGGCGTTAAAACTAGGGGCTGCAGAAGTGTGGGCACCAGGGGAACTGGCCGCAGATGTGCGATTTACGGGGGCGATTGATGTTGTTGCAGCGCAGGCCACGCTTAATGATGCCTGTACCCGTGTGTATGCCGGAGGCACCGTTGTGTGCATGGGGGTGCCGAGTGGGCCGCGAGAAATACCGCTACCGATGATGCAACGTTTCGAGCGTGACTTGCTCAACTCTGGCATGTACATCCCTGAAGATTTCGATGCCGTTATCGAATGGCTGGCGGATGGGCGGTTTGATACCAGTGAACTGGTTACCGATTTATTTGCCATTGAGGATGCAGCGGCGGCATTCGAACGCGCGCAGCAAAATGACTCCATAAAGGTCATGCTGCAATTTGCGCCGGAATGA
- a CDS encoding MFS transporter, which yields MSQITSPATYSISRPQDVIDIVNKNSAINTSIGVIFIALGGILIDAYQAAMVGFGNKYIAAQFGISPGLAATVNASVLIAALIGGLLANRVINRFGQKRAFIIGMGLCTIGAAAVAIAPSIWWVLVCRVIMGFGLGIDFPLATNAVAELRGSTSKKTGTSVNLWQMAWYVSTTVVYLVLLPLLLSGIAEEQLWRYGIFIGAIFAVIFMVLRYFFIGESAMWAARVGRYQEACDILRKRYGVQACVAAPGKAEARSSEKAENKYSGGYGILFNDRYRKRTILGCVVATMQAWQYNAVGVYLPLTLAGIISGGLTGALTGSAVVNALCGVTGGMIGSFILQRLGTRRQSMYGFAVVTLALLSLGALATTNPWLSLGLLGSIIFFHSAGPGGLGMTIATLSYPPAIRPTGVGFARAIMRTGAIAGLIFWPMLWGALKTEAFYWLAIVPFLGFLTCVLINWEPLGANVDAEDAEVLAELNK from the coding sequence ATGAGTCAAATCACCAGTCCTGCAACTTATTCAATTAGTCGTCCACAGGACGTAATTGATATTGTTAATAAGAACTCTGCAATCAACACCAGCATCGGCGTTATCTTTATCGCTTTAGGCGGCATATTGATTGATGCCTACCAGGCGGCGATGGTGGGGTTTGGTAATAAATATATTGCCGCTCAATTTGGCATTTCGCCGGGCCTTGCCGCAACCGTTAATGCGTCAGTATTAATCGCCGCGTTAATTGGCGGTTTATTAGCGAACCGAGTAATAAACCGCTTTGGGCAAAAGCGAGCATTTATTATTGGCATGGGGCTGTGCACCATCGGTGCTGCAGCGGTAGCTATTGCGCCCAGTATCTGGTGGGTGCTGGTGTGTCGCGTCATCATGGGCTTTGGTTTAGGCATCGACTTCCCTTTGGCAACCAATGCCGTGGCAGAGCTTCGTGGTTCAACGTCGAAGAAAACCGGAACGTCGGTCAACCTCTGGCAAATGGCCTGGTATGTTTCGACAACTGTTGTTTATTTGGTGCTTTTGCCACTGCTTCTGTCGGGTATCGCTGAAGAACAGTTGTGGCGTTACGGAATATTCATCGGAGCTATTTTCGCAGTCATCTTCATGGTTTTGCGTTACTTCTTTATTGGTGAATCCGCAATGTGGGCCGCACGCGTCGGGCGTTACCAGGAAGCCTGCGACATCCTGAGAAAACGTTATGGTGTTCAGGCTTGCGTTGCGGCACCGGGTAAAGCAGAAGCCAGATCCTCGGAAAAAGCAGAGAATAAATACAGTGGTGGATATGGCATCTTATTTAATGATCGTTACCGTAAACGCACCATCCTCGGCTGTGTCGTGGCAACCATGCAGGCGTGGCAATATAACGCCGTAGGTGTTTATCTTCCTCTTACGTTGGCGGGAATAATAAGTGGCGGGCTTACTGGCGCGTTGACGGGTTCTGCCGTCGTGAATGCCCTTTGTGGGGTGACTGGCGGGATGATCGGCTCGTTTATTCTCCAACGACTGGGTACTCGCCGACAGTCAATGTATGGATTTGCCGTTGTGACCTTAGCATTACTGTCGTTAGGCGCGCTGGCAACGACTAATCCCTGGCTGTCTTTAGGGTTATTGGGATCAATTATTTTCTTCCATTCAGCGGGTCCTGGTGGGCTGGGTATGACCATTGCCACACTCTCTTATCCTCCTGCTATTCGCCCTACAGGGGTCGGATTTGCCCGCGCGATTATGCGCACCGGTGCGATTGCCGGGCTTATTTTCTGGCCGATGCTGTGGGGTGCGTTGAAAACTGAAGCGTTTTACTGGTTGGCAATTGTGCCATTCCTGGGATTCCTGACCTGCGTATTGATTAATTGGGAACCTTTGGGGGCGAATGTGGATGCCGAAGACGCGGAAGTTCTGGCGGAATTGAACAAATAA